A genomic stretch from Corynebacterium faecale includes:
- the dut gene encoding dUTP diphosphatase, giving the protein MKPIDNVRLQRLDKDLPMPRRAHRGDAGVDLHATADVIIPPGHRELVGTGVAIALPLGTVGLVHPRSGLAAREGLSIVNAPGTIDADYRGEIKVCLINLDPETPIEISRGDRIAQLIIQRVELVDFIEVEQLDQTIRGDRGHGSTGVNADS; this is encoded by the coding sequence CTGAAACCCATTGACAATGTCCGTCTTCAGAGGCTGGACAAAGACCTGCCGATGCCGCGCCGTGCGCACCGCGGTGACGCCGGGGTGGATTTACATGCCACCGCCGATGTCATCATCCCTCCAGGCCACAGGGAACTGGTGGGTACGGGTGTGGCCATTGCCCTGCCACTGGGAACGGTTGGCCTCGTGCACCCCCGTTCTGGTTTGGCTGCACGGGAGGGGTTGAGCATCGTCAACGCCCCGGGCACCATCGATGCGGATTATCGAGGGGAGATCAAGGTCTGCCTGATCAACCTGGACCCGGAGACTCCGATCGAGATCAGCCGCGGTGACCGCATCGCCCAGCTGATCATCCAGCGTGTTGAGCTGGTTGACTTCATTGAGGTGGAGCAGCTTGACCAGACCATCCGCGGTGACCGGGGCCATGGCTCCACCGGGGTGAACGCAGATTCCTGA
- a CDS encoding DUF3093 domain-containing protein produces MTDSHRADSVNPTGPENTGSGARVIYRERQWVPWYWWLAMAGLVALLTAQFGLNRSDLWVYVPAVVLTVIAVWVLLTMSNTIISVEEDADGTRWLIAGQANLPHDVVSRSLAVPATAKRNAMGRQLDPAAFVVSHGWVHEMVMLVLDDPEDPTPYWLIGSRDPEALLRAFVPDQAENALADFK; encoded by the coding sequence GTGACTGATTCCCATCGTGCTGATTCTGTGAACCCCACCGGCCCCGAGAACACGGGCTCAGGTGCCCGCGTCATCTACCGCGAGCGGCAGTGGGTCCCGTGGTACTGGTGGCTGGCCATGGCCGGCCTGGTGGCTCTCCTGACGGCCCAGTTCGGCCTCAACCGCAGTGATCTGTGGGTCTACGTCCCCGCTGTGGTGCTCACCGTCATCGCTGTCTGGGTTCTGCTGACCATGTCCAACACGATCATTTCGGTGGAGGAGGATGCAGACGGCACCCGATGGCTGATCGCAGGGCAGGCCAACCTCCCCCATGATGTGGTGTCCCGCTCATTGGCGGTACCGGCCACCGCGAAACGCAATGCGATGGGTCGCCAGCTGGACCCGGCAGCCTTCGTGGTGTCGCATGGGTGGGTACACGAGATGGTGATGCTGGTACTCGATGATCCCGAAGACCCCACCCCCTACTGGCTGATCGGCAGCCGGGACCCAGAAGCCCTGCTGCGCGCCTTCGTGCCAGACCAGGCGGAAAATGCCCTGGCTGACTTCAAATAA
- a CDS encoding DUF4193 domain-containing protein has translation MATDYDAPRRRVEDELETDSLEGLKAVETANDMDDDGEIVESFEIPNIDLSGEELNVDVVPRRENEFTCASCFLVQRNNRKSHTEADGSVICLDCA, from the coding sequence ATGGCCACCGATTACGATGCTCCGCGCCGCCGCGTCGAAGATGAACTGGAGACAGACTCCCTGGAGGGATTGAAGGCGGTTGAAACCGCCAATGACATGGATGATGACGGCGAGATCGTGGAGTCCTTTGAGATTCCCAATATCGATCTCTCCGGAGAGGAACTCAACGTTGACGTGGTGCCACGTCGCGAGAACGAGTTCACCTGCGCCAGCTGCTTCCTGGTTCAGCGCAATAACCGTAAGTCACACACCGAGGCGGACGGTTCAGTCATCTGCCTTGACTGCGCCTGA
- a CDS encoding inositol monophosphatase family protein yields the protein MGPTSAQTYSFNELRAIASETATLTAARIRDKRAELGNLWDYTNTKSSSVDPVTIVDTLAEDFIANRIQELRPEDGLIGEEGTGAPSLSGVTWIVDPIDGTVNFVYGLPQYAVSIAAAVDGVVVAGAVINVDTGVLYSAARGEGAYKYLPEKDEIVLLRVNDVSDLSQALVATGFSYSATRRGHQAEVLTSVLPAVRDIRRLGSAALDLCLLADGQVDVYYEHGLNCWDYAAGILIAEEAGALVHAPGLSIPGQSGEILYAAPQLVFDAVEALFSGIGALKPLRA from the coding sequence ATGGGACCTACATCAGCACAGACCTACTCCTTCAATGAACTCCGGGCCATCGCCTCAGAGACAGCCACGTTGACCGCCGCACGGATCCGGGACAAGCGTGCGGAGCTGGGCAACCTCTGGGATTACACCAACACCAAGAGTTCCTCCGTTGATCCGGTGACCATCGTGGATACCCTGGCTGAGGATTTCATCGCCAACCGTATTCAGGAACTGCGTCCGGAAGATGGTCTGATCGGTGAGGAGGGGACCGGTGCACCTTCGCTCAGCGGAGTCACATGGATCGTGGATCCCATCGACGGCACCGTGAATTTTGTTTATGGCCTTCCCCAATATGCGGTCTCCATCGCCGCAGCAGTTGACGGCGTGGTGGTGGCCGGCGCGGTCATCAATGTGGACACCGGTGTTCTCTACAGCGCTGCGCGTGGCGAAGGTGCCTATAAGTACCTTCCCGAGAAAGATGAGATCGTGCTCCTGCGCGTCAATGATGTCTCCGACCTGAGTCAGGCTCTGGTGGCTACCGGATTCAGTTATTCCGCCACGCGCCGTGGGCACCAGGCCGAGGTGCTCACTTCGGTGCTCCCCGCGGTTCGCGATATCAGACGGCTGGGCAGCGCTGCCCTCGATCTCTGCCTCCTTGCTGATGGGCAGGTGGATGTGTATTACGAGCACGGTCTCAACTGCTGGGATTATGCCGCGGGAATTCTCATCGCGGAGGAGGCCGGTGCCCTCGTGCATGCCCCCGGGTTGTCCATTCCGGGTCAGTCCGGTGAAATTCTGTATGCTGCGCCACAGCTGGTTTTTGACGCGGTGGAGGCACTATTTTCCGGAATCGGTGCTCTCAAGCCTCTCAGAGCGTGA
- the ppgK gene encoding polyphosphate--glucose phosphotransferase produces the protein MTETGFGIDIGGSGIKGARVDLSTGEFIGERIKIATPQPATPDAVAEVVAEILTQADWDGPVGITVPAVVRGQVALTAANIDKKWIGTDVHELFQRHLGDREITVLNDADAAGIAEATFGNPKAREGSVILLTLGTGIGSAFLMDGELFPNTELGHLIVDGEEAEHRASAAVKENEDLSWKKWAKQVSKVINEYERLFYPHLIIVGGGISRKHEKWIPLLDVETDVVPAELRNRAGIVGAAMAVAKHLAP, from the coding sequence ATGACTGAAACGGGATTTGGGATCGATATTGGAGGCTCCGGCATTAAAGGGGCGAGAGTGGATCTGTCCACCGGTGAATTCATCGGTGAGCGCATCAAGATAGCCACTCCCCAACCGGCGACGCCTGATGCCGTTGCAGAGGTCGTCGCCGAGATCCTCACGCAGGCCGACTGGGACGGACCGGTCGGCATCACCGTTCCAGCGGTCGTTCGCGGTCAGGTGGCGCTCACAGCAGCCAATATTGATAAGAAGTGGATCGGCACTGATGTGCACGAGTTGTTCCAGCGGCATCTGGGTGACAGGGAAATCACTGTGCTCAATGACGCCGATGCCGCCGGCATCGCAGAAGCCACCTTCGGCAACCCGAAGGCACGCGAGGGATCGGTCATCCTGCTCACACTCGGTACTGGAATCGGTTCTGCCTTCCTGATGGACGGCGAGCTCTTTCCCAACACCGAACTCGGCCACCTCATCGTCGATGGCGAGGAGGCGGAGCACCGTGCTTCAGCGGCAGTCAAGGAAAATGAGGATCTGTCGTGGAAGAAGTGGGCAAAACAGGTGTCTAAGGTCATCAACGAGTATGAGCGACTGTTCTATCCTCACCTGATCATCGTGGGGGGTGGCATCTCACGCAAGCATGAGAAGTGGATTCCCCTCCTGGATGTGGAGACAGACGTTGTACCGGCTGAGCTCAGGAACCGTGCCGGAATTGTCGGCGCCGCGATGGCCGTCGCAAAGCATCTGGCGCCTTAG
- a CDS encoding RNA polymerase sigma factor yields MVENNVAKKTVAKKTARKTARKAAPRVAAPLGTQDSPTDAPSATPAPAAIDATVETATTDTGSTAAETTTAAKKAPAKKTAKKTVRKAAAKKTTAKKAPARKTATKATPAKAAPKVIDPTIEDDAGGKVVEDEEDPDFIDTDLVEEEEDGVEPLGAETEEEEDDGSSVWDEDESATLRQARKDAELTASADSVRAYLKQIGKVALLNAEQEVSLAKRIEAGLYATHKMEEMEEAFAAGDKDAKLTPAVKRDLRAIARDGRKAKNHLLEANLRLVVSLAKRYTGRGMAFLDLIQEGNLGLIRAVEKFDYSKGYKFSTYATWWIRQAITRAMADQARTIRIPVHMVEVINKLGRIQRELLQELGREPTPQELSKEMDISEEKVLEIQQYAREPISLDQTIGDEGDSQLGDFIEDSEAVVAVDAVSFTLLQDQLQDVLETLSEREAGVVKLRFGLTDGMPRTLDEIGQVYGVTRERIRQIESKTMSKLRHPSRSQVLRDYLD; encoded by the coding sequence ATGGTAGAAAATAACGTAGCTAAAAAGACGGTCGCTAAGAAGACCGCACGTAAGACAGCGCGCAAGGCGGCACCCCGGGTTGCAGCACCCCTCGGGACTCAGGACAGTCCGACCGACGCACCTTCCGCTACCCCGGCACCTGCGGCCATTGACGCCACCGTCGAAACCGCCACCACTGACACGGGCAGCACTGCCGCAGAGACCACCACCGCAGCCAAGAAGGCACCTGCGAAGAAGACGGCGAAAAAGACCGTCCGCAAGGCTGCAGCCAAGAAGACCACGGCAAAGAAGGCTCCCGCCCGGAAGACCGCAACCAAGGCCACTCCGGCCAAGGCTGCCCCGAAGGTGATCGATCCGACCATCGAAGATGATGCTGGGGGGAAGGTCGTTGAGGACGAGGAGGATCCCGACTTCATTGACACCGACCTGGTCGAAGAAGAAGAGGACGGCGTCGAGCCCCTCGGTGCAGAAACCGAGGAGGAAGAGGACGACGGTTCCTCCGTCTGGGATGAGGATGAATCCGCAACTCTCCGCCAGGCCCGCAAGGATGCCGAACTCACAGCCTCCGCTGACTCTGTGCGCGCCTACCTCAAGCAGATCGGCAAGGTCGCCCTGCTCAATGCCGAGCAGGAGGTCTCCCTGGCCAAGCGCATTGAGGCCGGCCTCTACGCCACGCACAAGATGGAGGAGATGGAGGAAGCATTCGCTGCCGGTGACAAGGACGCGAAGTTGACCCCTGCGGTCAAACGCGACCTGCGTGCCATCGCCCGTGATGGCCGCAAGGCTAAGAACCATCTCTTGGAAGCCAACCTCCGTCTCGTGGTGTCCCTGGCCAAGCGTTATACCGGCCGTGGCATGGCTTTCCTGGACCTCATCCAGGAAGGCAACCTGGGCCTGATCCGTGCCGTGGAGAAGTTCGACTACTCCAAGGGTTATAAGTTCTCCACCTACGCCACCTGGTGGATCCGTCAGGCCATCACCCGCGCCATGGCTGACCAGGCCCGAACCATCCGTATTCCGGTTCACATGGTTGAGGTCATCAACAAGCTGGGACGCATCCAGCGTGAACTGCTGCAGGAGCTCGGCCGTGAGCCCACCCCGCAGGAGCTGTCCAAGGAGATGGATATCTCCGAGGAGAAAGTCCTGGAGATCCAGCAGTACGCACGTGAGCCGATCTCCCTGGACCAGACCATCGGTGATGAGGGTGACTCCCAGCTCGGTGACTTCATTGAGGACTCTGAAGCAGTTGTCGCCGTTGACGCCGTCTCCTTCACACTCCTCCAGGATCAACTCCAGGATGTTCTGGAAACCCTGTCTGAGCGTGAAGCAGGTGTGGTCAAGCTGCGCTTCGGCCTGACCGACGGCATGCCACGCACCCTGGATGAAATCGGCCAGGTTTATGGTGTGACCCGTGAACGCATCCGCCAGATCGAGTCCAAGACCATGTCCAAGCTGCGCCACCCATCACGGTCCCAGGTGCTGCGCGACTACCTGGACTAG
- a CDS encoding DUF418 domain-containing protein, with amino-acid sequence MITRPPDRSAQQHRILSPDLARGIALLGIALANVATAWLPSDTSYQAHRLGGMVSGSLWEQIAVVISAMFIHVRGLPMFSAMLGYGVGMIVTSLWRRQYPEGRARGILARRYGFLALFGLLHMVFLFWGDIMFFYGVAGMIFAAMMTLRDKSLWWFAGVMFAVYSIGTVMVSVALPMMMGDGAASDFTAMTQAPESYGGYLLFALLMVVGQVVAIPVEILMLMPVMIVGFIAARHRVLSRVDEFRRQLWAAVGVMLAVVVLVGLPWGLAEIGVLPTSWAPMLSGLNQAFGVLTGPGIVAAVALLAQPLQRRLNEQAAQGETAQGKAVRLPLFPRMIAALGARSMSGYVFQSFLLLIITQSFTLGLGIGQGILGASAVAAGVWLITMFLAFALELAGRRGPFEAVHRRISYGKNGLQDPYVDPQSSSYADIPGARPLGSNTYENDSNLDRR; translated from the coding sequence ATGATCACACGCCCCCCTGACCGTTCCGCTCAGCAACACCGGATACTCTCACCCGACCTTGCCCGTGGAATCGCCCTGCTGGGAATCGCGCTGGCCAATGTGGCCACAGCATGGCTCCCCTCTGATACCAGCTATCAGGCCCACCGCCTCGGCGGGATGGTCTCCGGTTCCCTATGGGAACAGATCGCTGTGGTCATCAGCGCGATGTTCATCCATGTCCGTGGACTTCCGATGTTCTCCGCGATGCTGGGTTATGGCGTGGGCATGATCGTGACCAGTCTCTGGCGCAGGCAGTACCCGGAAGGTAGAGCACGGGGAATTCTGGCGCGGCGGTACGGATTCCTGGCCCTATTCGGCCTCCTCCACATGGTGTTTCTGTTCTGGGGTGACATCATGTTCTTCTACGGTGTGGCAGGCATGATCTTCGCGGCGATGATGACACTCCGTGACAAATCCCTGTGGTGGTTTGCCGGGGTGATGTTCGCCGTCTACTCCATCGGAACCGTGATGGTCTCCGTGGCCCTCCCCATGATGATGGGTGATGGTGCAGCGTCTGATTTCACTGCGATGACCCAGGCACCTGAGAGCTACGGCGGCTACCTCCTTTTCGCGCTGCTCATGGTGGTTGGGCAGGTAGTCGCGATCCCCGTGGAGATCCTCATGCTCATGCCGGTGATGATCGTCGGATTCATCGCTGCACGTCACCGGGTGTTGAGCAGGGTGGATGAATTTCGCAGGCAGCTATGGGCAGCGGTGGGTGTCATGCTTGCCGTCGTGGTGCTGGTCGGATTGCCGTGGGGTCTGGCGGAGATCGGGGTGCTGCCCACCTCATGGGCGCCGATGCTTTCGGGACTCAACCAGGCCTTCGGTGTTCTCACCGGCCCGGGAATCGTCGCCGCGGTGGCCCTGCTGGCCCAGCCTTTGCAGCGCCGTCTCAATGAACAGGCCGCGCAGGGGGAGACCGCGCAGGGGAAGGCCGTCAGGTTGCCTCTGTTCCCACGGATGATCGCGGCGCTCGGTGCGCGGTCCATGAGTGGCTACGTTTTCCAGTCGTTCCTGCTGCTCATCATCACCCAGTCGTTCACACTGGGCCTGGGAATTGGCCAGGGGATCCTGGGTGCGTCGGCTGTCGCGGCAGGGGTGTGGCTGATCACCATGTTCCTGGCGTTCGCGCTGGAACTCGCCGGACGCCGCGGTCCCTTCGAAGCCGTACATCGTCGCATTTCCTACGGCAAGAATGGTCTGCAGGATCCCTATGTGGATCCACAGAGCTCCTCTTATGCCGACATCCCCGGTGCTCGTCCTCTCGGAAGCAACACATATGAGAATGACAGCAACCTGGACCGGCGTTGA
- a CDS encoding DEAD/DEAH box helicase — MSNNLRAWQRAALDKYLAEKPRDFLAVATPGAGKTTFALRVATELKVSRTVDRIIVVVPTEHLKTQWSQAAARVGLSLDSEFKNSGSVNPAYDGICVTYAQVSMHPFKHYQVTMARRSLVILDEIHHGGDAKSWGEGISQAYRDAEHRLALTGTPFRSDDSPIPFVRYTEDEHGHMVSRSDHTYGYSEALADGVVRPVVFLAYSGEARWRDSAGEEYAARLGEPLNAEQTAKAWRTALDPTGDWIPAVLSAAHTRLMQLRQNIPDAGGLVIASDTKTARAYAKVLKELSSTPVAIVLSDEPGASARIEEFSASTDEWMVAVRMVSEGVDVPRLAVGVYATSASTPLFFAQAIGRFVRSRMPGETASVFLPSVPVLLDLAAKLEVSRDHVLGKPDRPKEGWDDELLQEANRKESEPDLLPAYESLGAEAELDSLIYDGSTYGTATFSGSAEEADYLGLPGLLDAEQMRELLRKRQEEQLDARDVEERRRKEEARQKQREAEIHEQASADEVASDEIPRLRKELNTIVSITSGRTGRPHGAIHTEARKNCGGPPTALCSAQQLRDRIAYLRQW, encoded by the coding sequence GTGAGTAACAATCTAAGGGCCTGGCAGCGCGCAGCCCTGGATAAATATCTCGCTGAAAAGCCCCGTGATTTCCTGGCTGTGGCTACCCCCGGCGCAGGTAAGACCACGTTTGCGTTGCGCGTGGCCACGGAACTAAAGGTATCCCGGACCGTTGACCGGATCATCGTTGTTGTCCCGACCGAGCACCTGAAAACGCAGTGGTCGCAGGCAGCAGCGAGGGTCGGTCTGTCCCTTGACTCCGAGTTCAAGAACTCCGGCAGCGTCAATCCCGCCTATGACGGTATCTGCGTGACCTATGCGCAGGTGTCGATGCACCCGTTCAAGCATTATCAGGTGACCATGGCGCGCCGATCCCTGGTCATCCTCGATGAGATCCACCACGGCGGCGATGCCAAGAGCTGGGGCGAGGGCATCAGCCAGGCCTACCGGGATGCTGAACACCGACTGGCGCTGACCGGTACCCCGTTCCGTTCCGATGATTCGCCGATTCCCTTTGTCCGCTACACCGAGGATGAACACGGCCACATGGTGTCGCGTTCCGACCACACCTACGGCTACTCCGAGGCGCTTGCCGACGGCGTGGTCAGGCCTGTGGTCTTCCTCGCCTATTCGGGCGAGGCACGCTGGCGGGACAGCGCTGGTGAGGAATACGCGGCCCGCCTCGGCGAGCCCCTCAACGCCGAGCAGACCGCCAAGGCGTGGCGCACCGCCCTGGACCCCACGGGGGACTGGATCCCCGCTGTGCTCTCAGCAGCCCATACCCGGCTGATGCAGCTGCGCCAGAACATCCCTGATGCCGGTGGCCTGGTGATCGCCTCCGATACCAAGACTGCCCGGGCATATGCGAAGGTTCTGAAGGAACTATCCTCCACTCCGGTGGCCATCGTTTTGTCCGATGAACCGGGAGCTTCCGCGAGAATTGAAGAGTTTTCTGCCTCCACCGATGAGTGGATGGTGGCGGTACGCATGGTGTCTGAAGGCGTGGACGTTCCGCGGCTTGCGGTGGGGGTGTATGCCACCTCGGCATCCACACCACTGTTCTTCGCCCAGGCCATCGGACGTTTTGTGCGTTCCCGTATGCCGGGTGAGACCGCATCGGTATTCCTCCCGTCAGTGCCAGTGTTGCTGGACCTGGCTGCCAAGCTCGAGGTGTCCCGTGATCACGTTCTGGGTAAGCCAGACCGCCCCAAGGAAGGGTGGGATGACGAGCTCCTCCAGGAGGCCAACCGCAAGGAGAGCGAACCAGATCTGCTGCCAGCCTATGAGTCCCTGGGTGCGGAAGCAGAGCTGGACTCCCTGATCTATGACGGTTCCACCTATGGCACCGCCACATTCTCAGGCTCTGCGGAAGAGGCTGATTATCTGGGTCTACCGGGACTGCTGGATGCTGAGCAGATGCGCGAGCTGCTGCGAAAGCGTCAGGAGGAACAGCTGGATGCCCGCGATGTGGAGGAGAGGCGACGCAAGGAAGAGGCGCGTCAGAAACAGCGGGAGGCGGAGATCCATGAGCAGGCCTCAGCCGATGAGGTGGCCAGCGATGAGATTCCGCGTCTGCGCAAGGAACTGAACACCATCGTGTCGATCACCTCCGGTCGGACCGGGCGGCCACATGGTGCGATCCACACCGAAGCGCGCAAGAATTGTGGTGGCCCTCCGACGGCACTGTGTTCAGCACAGCAGCTCAGGGATCGGATCGCCTATCTCCGGCAGTGGTAG
- a CDS encoding DUF3039 domain-containing protein: MRTTTKTIERPDVREDNATSDDTPKFFHYVKKDQIVDSAVNGRMVVALCGETFPVTKQAKPGSPVCPDCERIFKGLRKK, encoded by the coding sequence GTGAGAACGACAACGAAGACTATTGAACGCCCAGATGTCAGGGAAGATAACGCCACCAGCGACGACACCCCGAAGTTCTTCCACTATGTGAAGAAAGACCAGATCGTAGACTCTGCCGTCAATGGTCGCATGGTTGTTGCGCTGTGTGGAGAGACCTTTCCTGTGACTAAACAAGCCAAGCCCGGTTCACCTGTGTGCCCGGACTGCGAGAGAATTTTTAAGGGTCTGCGTAAGAAGTGA
- a CDS encoding DUF3099 domain-containing protein, with the protein MFKRVLHRNEVLLITDKKRTPMQDLRHRRRIYNVIQAVRIPLLALAGLCWMIWGLWWLAIIIFIVSVPLPWVAVVIANGQGQPRDPREKAVYKPGLAREMQAQARLEAERARALEATPPSNEGKEVDLIRNFEGITIDADEDQDKDDKNDQ; encoded by the coding sequence ATGTTCAAACGGGTTCTCCATCGCAATGAAGTCCTTCTCATCACCGACAAGAAGCGCACCCCCATGCAGGATCTGCGCCACCGGCGACGCATCTACAACGTGATCCAGGCTGTGCGTATCCCCCTCCTGGCCCTGGCTGGTCTGTGTTGGATGATCTGGGGCCTGTGGTGGCTGGCCATCATCATCTTCATCGTCTCCGTCCCGCTGCCGTGGGTGGCGGTGGTCATTGCCAATGGCCAGGGCCAGCCCCGTGACCCACGGGAGAAGGCGGTGTACAAACCCGGACTCGCCCGAGAAATGCAGGCACAGGCCCGGTTGGAGGCTGAGCGGGCGCGTGCGTTAGAGGCCACCCCACCCTCGAATGAGGGCAAGGAGGTGGACCTCATCCGCAATTTCGAGGGCATCACCATTGACGCTGACGAGGATCAGGACAAGGACGATAAGAATGACCAATAG
- a CDS encoding class I SAM-dependent methyltransferase, protein MTNSTPRRSPLTQVARELKKTFREIGYTTSGIADLLGPDFTQAMHAGQPAAVRYHLDTLPACNLSLALRALVLRDPVRVDKLSALLGEGTMITLIDAGFARETADGSVRLLIDIRPHLIAGRQQWVFSDADASMTQHVPGPDHVLGVGAASLSLLQATPTSPTDRVLDLGTGSGIQVLGQAGLASTITATDVHPRALDFAEATLVDSGVDVELIEGSWFAPVEGREFDRIIANPPFVVGPPEIGHVYRDSGMDLDGATRLVAEEACRHLAPGGTAHLLGAWVHSTEQSWQQRVAEWLPDEGVAAWIIQRDAVTPSQYVGTWLSDESLDLRSPEASERTSAWLRHFDNAGVTGVGFGFIAIHRLGSDEQETKSDILAEEMTQYFEDPLGPEVSEYFARIAWLRDQTRESLLESRYRVRPGVAQEEVSLADAEEGMGFAPVARRLTRTDGPRWSHDVDHHLAAVLSGLNPDGLNLEETLGLYAMANGVDEQALHNSAIAAVVDLVRHGLVLPVDLIAGEF, encoded by the coding sequence ATGACCAATAGCACCCCCCGCCGTTCACCGTTGACCCAGGTCGCGCGCGAGCTGAAGAAAACCTTCCGGGAGATCGGCTACACCACCTCCGGCATCGCCGATCTGCTCGGTCCTGACTTCACCCAGGCCATGCACGCGGGACAGCCGGCCGCTGTCCGCTACCACCTGGACACCCTGCCCGCCTGCAACCTCAGCCTCGCCCTACGGGCCTTGGTTCTGCGCGACCCGGTGCGCGTCGACAAGCTCTCCGCGCTTCTCGGTGAGGGCACCATGATCACGCTTATCGACGCCGGCTTTGCCCGCGAGACCGCCGATGGCAGCGTGCGGTTACTGATTGATATCCGTCCTCATCTGATCGCGGGTCGTCAGCAGTGGGTGTTCTCCGATGCGGATGCGTCAATGACGCAACATGTGCCCGGCCCCGATCATGTCCTGGGTGTGGGAGCAGCCAGCTTATCCCTGCTGCAGGCCACCCCGACCTCCCCCACCGACCGGGTGCTGGATCTGGGCACCGGGTCCGGCATTCAGGTGCTGGGACAGGCAGGACTGGCCTCCACCATCACCGCCACCGACGTGCATCCCCGCGCCCTCGACTTCGCTGAGGCCACGCTGGTGGATTCCGGGGTGGATGTCGAACTCATTGAAGGCAGCTGGTTCGCCCCGGTCGAGGGACGGGAATTCGACCGGATCATCGCCAACCCACCGTTTGTGGTTGGCCCGCCGGAGATCGGCCATGTCTACCGCGATTCCGGAATGGATCTGGACGGTGCCACCAGACTGGTCGCGGAAGAGGCCTGCAGGCATCTCGCCCCCGGCGGCACCGCACACCTGCTGGGCGCCTGGGTGCACTCAACGGAACAGTCCTGGCAGCAGCGGGTGGCGGAATGGCTGCCCGATGAGGGTGTCGCCGCGTGGATCATCCAGCGCGATGCCGTGACGCCCTCCCAGTATGTGGGCACCTGGTTGTCTGATGAATCCCTGGATCTGCGCAGCCCGGAGGCTTCCGAGCGCACCTCCGCCTGGCTGCGCCACTTCGACAACGCCGGGGTCACGGGTGTGGGGTTCGGTTTCATCGCCATCCACAGGCTGGGATCAGACGAACAGGAAACAAAGTCCGACATCCTGGCGGAAGAGATGACCCAGTACTTTGAGGATCCCCTCGGCCCGGAAGTCTCCGAATACTTTGCCCGTATCGCGTGGTTGCGAGACCAGACCCGTGAGTCCCTCCTGGAATCGCGCTACCGGGTGCGACCCGGCGTGGCGCAGGAGGAGGTGAGTCTGGCAGATGCCGAGGAAGGAATGGGGTTCGCGCCGGTGGCCAGGCGCCTCACCCGCACCGACGGCCCACGGTGGTCACATGATGTTGACCACCACCTCGCGGCGGTGCTGTCCGGCCTCAACCCGGATGGACTGAATCTGGAGGAGACCCTTGGCCTCTACGCCATGGCCAACGGGGTGGATGAGCAGGCTCTGCACAACAGTGCGATCGCCGCGGTGGTGGACCTCGTCCGGCACGGGCTGGTGCTTCCTGTGGATCTGATCGCGGGTGAGTTCTGA
- the dtd gene encoding D-aminoacyl-tRNA deacylase, protein MKAVLTRVSSASVTVDGDVVGQIDCPETGGLLALVGVGSEDAPDAWETMVRKIAELRILDEEKSVSDAGAPVLLVSQFTLMGRTAKGRRPSWSDAAPGDMAEPVIRKIADGLRARGIQVEEGRFGAMMQVTSVNEGPFTVLVEC, encoded by the coding sequence ATGAAAGCTGTATTGACCCGGGTGAGTTCTGCGAGTGTGACCGTTGACGGTGACGTGGTCGGTCAGATCGACTGCCCCGAAACGGGTGGTCTTTTGGCCCTGGTGGGTGTGGGCTCGGAAGATGCCCCCGATGCGTGGGAGACCATGGTGCGGAAAATTGCCGAGCTGCGCATCCTGGATGAGGAGAAATCTGTCAGTGACGCCGGCGCGCCGGTCCTGCTGGTCAGCCAGTTCACCCTCATGGGCAGAACAGCCAAGGGCCGTCGTCCATCGTGGTCTGATGCCGCACCCGGTGACATGGCAGAACCAGTGATCAGGAAGATCGCGGACGGTTTACGTGCCCGTGGAATCCAGGTGGAGGAAGGCCGCTTCGGCGCGATGATGCAGGTGACCTCGGTGAATGAAGGGCCGTTCACCGTCCTGGTGGAGTGCTAG